From Salinicola endophyticus:
GATCACCACCACCCGCAGCAGCGGATTGCGCTGCTTGGCCGCCTTCAGCCGTTGGTAGAGCACCGGATGATTCCAGGCCGGATTGGCGCCCACCAGTACCACCAGCTCCGCACACTCCAGATCGGCGTAGCAGCAGGGCACGGCGTCGGCCCCGAAGGCGCGTTTGTAGGCACTCACGGCCGAGGCCATGCACAGCCGCGAATTGGTATCCACGTGGGGGGTGCCCAGGAAGCCCTTGAACAGCTTGTTGGCGACGTAGTAATCCTCGGTCAACAGCTGACCGGAGAGATAGGCCGCGACCGACTGCCGGCCATGCTCGCGCTGGGTCGCTGCCAGCCGCTCGGCAAGGGTATCGAGCGCACTGTCCCAGTCGACCCGCTGGCCATCCACCTGCGGGTAGAGCAGCCGCCCTTCATGTCCCAGCGTCTCGTGCAGCGCACTCCCCTTGACGCACAGCCGCCCGCCATTGGCCGGATGGCTGCGCGTTCCCGCCACCGCCGAGGGCTTGCCGTCGCTGAAGGTGATATCGACACCGCAGCCGACGCCGCAATAAGGGCAGGTTGTGGTGCCCTTGGAAGGCGGGCAAGTCGTGGTGCCCTTGGAAGGCGGGCAAGTCGTGGTGCCCTTGGAAGGCGGGCAAGTCGTGGTGCCCTTGGAAGGCGGGCAGGTGGTGGTGCCCTCCCCCATCACGTCGCCGGCGCCAGCGGCTCGGGGCGTCGCTGGCGAGGTGGGTTGAGATGCAGTTCGAGATAGCGGCATGAACTCCTCCCTCGATGCGCCAACAGCAGTGGTTGACGTCGCCTGGCGCTGCTCGGGGCGTCTGCGTCAGGGCTGGTGGTCATAAAAATGGGCACAAAAAAAGCCCGACCCCAAGCCGTAGCCTGGTGTCGGGCCTCGTTGCCCGTACCGCGTGCCCTGCCTCGAGCCCACGGATACTGAATCATGGTCGTGCGGCTCTCGTGGGCCGCGCGTCGGCAGCGCTGGTATCCGCCGCAGCGGGCGGCAACGCCACTCCCCGTTGATTGCGCAATAACTGCGCCTTTTCTATGTTTCTGCCTTTTTATCAATAACCTGTCTCGTTCGGCGATGCGCCACCGGCGTGCTCGGCGCGATCTGGCGCACGCCGATGCCAACTCATGGTGCAGTCAACGCCACCGCTGCACCGTGGAGGCTCAAACTCGCTTGCCGAGACCCGCCGCCGCTTTCTCCCCTCCGGTATCAACCCACTGAATCGGCGGTGATATCGACTTGCTGGCATGCGCTTCGCTTGGATCAACACAGCAGCGACCAACGGCGGTCGCGCTGCGTGTTGACCGATCCAGATTCGGGCCCCTTCAGATTCGGGCCCCTTCAGATTCAGGCCCATTCAGATTCAGGCAAAGGCGCCTGATGCCGCGGAGCTTCTCCTTCGCGTCATCAGGCGCCTTTTTGCGTTGTATGGGGCATGCCCCGCAGCGCCAAGGGAGGACGAGATGAGAGAGACCGCACAGCGTGCCGAGCCCCCGAACACAGGCCCCCGGCGCTGGATCATCGTCGGCAATGGCATGGCCGGACATCGCCTGCTCAATACGCTGCGCACGCGCTGCCGCCTCGATGTCCAGATCACCCTCATCGGTGAAGAGCGTGCCGCCGCCTACAACCGGGTACTGCTGTCCCCCTGGCTGGCCGGAGAGATCGCGCGGCCGGCGCTGGATCTGGAGATCGCCGAGACGCGCGGCAACGTCAGCGTCAGCGAGCGCCTGGGCCAGCGTGTCACGGTCATCGACCGCGCCGCCCGCGAGGTCACGCTGGAGACGGGCGAGCGTCTTGCCTATGACCGACTGATTCTGGCCACCGGCTCGCGCCCGGCCATGCCCCGGATTCCGGGCATCGAACTGGGCAACGTCGGTGCCTTCCGCACGCTCGACGACGCCGACTGGCTCGCTGACCAGTCCCCGGGGCGCAAGGCCATCGTGGTCGGCGGCGGCCTGCTCGGCCTGGAAGCCACCGAGGGACTGCGCCGGCGCGGCCTCGAGGTGACCCTGCTGCAGCGCAGCGAACGGCTGATGAACCGGCAGTTGGATCGCACCGCCGCGGACTGGCTGGCACAGGCCCTGGCACAGCGCGGATTGACGCTCATGACCGGCGTCACCCTGGCGCGCTGTGAAGGCGATGCCGCGGGTAACGTCTGCGCGGTGGCCCTCGCCGACGGCCGCCGGCTGGCCGCCGACTGCGTGGTCATCGCCGCCGGCATCGAGGCCCACAGCGAGCTGGGCAGACGCGCCGGGCTCGACGTCGCTCGTGGCATTCGCGTCGACGCCCACCTGGCCACCAGCGACCCCCGCATCCATGCGCTGGGGGAGTGTTGCGAATTCGAGGGCGACACCGTGGGGCTGGTCGAACCCATCTGGCAGCAGGTCGAGGTGCTTGCCGCGCATCTGTGCGCCGACGCCCCGGGCCAGGCCACCACGCCCGGCTATGTGCGTCGCGACTGCGCCACCCGACTCAAGGTCGCCGGCGTCTCGCTCTACGCCTTCGGTCCGGCCGAAGCCGAGGACGCCGCCACCGAGGTACTCACCTATGCCGACGCCGAGCACGGCGACTATCGCCGGCTGCTGCTGCGCGACTCGCGTCTGATCGGCGCCCTGCTCTACGGCGACACCGCCGCCGGCCCGGCGCTCTTCGCCCTGGCCCAGGCGGCCACGCCCCTGTCTCACTGTCGCGAGGCGTTGCTGTTCGGCCCCCGCGACATCGAACGCCACCTGGCCACAGAGGCCCAACCGACCCAGGAGGAAGCGGCATGACACGCGACGCTACCACGCCGGCAGCCGATACCCCGGCGCGCCTGATCGTGATCGGCAACGGCATGGTCGGCCACTACTGCCTCGAGCAGCTGGTCGCCCGAGACCTTCACCAGCGCTATGCAATCACCGTGTTCGGCGAGGAGCGCCACCGCGCCTACGATCGGGTGCATCTCTCCGACTACTTCGGCGGCAGCGACGCCGAGTCACTGGCGCTCGGCGACGCCGACTTCTGCGCCCGCCATGGCATCGAGCTGCGGCTGGGCGAGTGCATCAGCGCGATCGATCGCGAGAGCCGCGAGGTGATCAGCGCCGATCACCGCTACCCCTTCGACCGCCTGATCCTGGCCACCGGCTCCTACCCCTTCGTGCCGCCGATTCCGACCCCAGCGGAGGACGCCAGTGGCCACGCCCAGCTGGTCTACCGCACCCTCGATGACCTCGACCAGATTCGTGCCGCGGCGGCGTCGCTGGCACAGCGCGAAGCCCCCCGCGGGGTGGTGGTCGGCGGCGGCCTGCTGGGGCTGGAAGCGGCCAACGCGCTCAAGTCGCTGGGGCTGGAGGCCCACGTAGTCGAGTTCGCGCCGCGCCTGATGCCGGTGCAGCTCGATGCCGAGGCCGGCCAGGCGCTGCGGGCGCGTATCGAAGCGCTCGGCGTCGGCGTGCACGTGGATCGCGCCACCCGCGAGATCGTGGCCGGCGAGGACCACCGCTATCGCATGAACTTCACCGACGGCACCTGGCTGGAGACCGACCTGATCGTGTTCTCCGCCGGTATCCGCCCGCAGGACCGGCTGGCACGGGAGTGCGGCCTGGCGATCGGCGAACGCGGCGGGGTCGTCATCGACGACACCTGCGTCACCTCCGACCCGGCGATCTTCGCCATCGGCGAGTGCGCGCTGTGGAACGGCCGGATCTTCGGCCTGGTCGCCCCCGGCTACACCATGGCACGCACCGTTGCCGGCTGTCTGGACGATGTCTGTGAAACCTTCAGCGGCGCCGACATGTCGACCAAGCTCAAGCTGCTCGGCGTCGACGTCGGCTCGATCGGCGACGCCCACGCCACCACCGAGGGGGCGGTGAGCTATCGCTTCATCGACGAAGCCGGCCACGGCTACCGCCGCCTGGTGGTCTCAGCCGACGGCAAGCGCGCCCTCGGCGCGGTGCTGGTGGGCGACAACAGCTACTACGACACCCTGCTGCAGTACGTGCAGAACGCCATTCCCCTCCCCGCCGATCCCGCCAGTCTGATCCTGCCCCAGGGCGAGGGCGCGCCGCTGCTGGGGGCCGATGCGCTGCCCGAGAGCGCCGCCATCTGCTCCTGCCATAACGTGACCAAGGGCGCGGTGTGCCAGGCGGTGGCCCAGGGCTGCACCGATCTCGCGTCGCTCAAGGCCGAGACCCAGGCGAGCACCGGCTGCGGCGGCTGCACCGCCCTGCTCAAGCAGGTCTTCGACCATGAGCTCGAAAGCCGCGGCATCGCCGTCGACAAGAGCCTGTGCGAACACTTCGCCTATACCCGTCAGGAGCTCTACGACCTGGTGCGCGTCGAGGGCATCGAGAGCTTCGAGGCACTGCACACCCGCCACGGCAAGGGGCATCTGGGGTGCGACATCTGCAAACCGGCGGTGGCCTCGATCCTGGCCTCGTGCTGGAATGCGCCGATCGCCGAGCCATCGTTGATTCCGCTGCAGGACACCAACGACACCTTCATGGCCAACATGCAGAAGAACGGCACCTACTCGGTGGTGCCGCGCATCCCCGGCGGCGAGATCACCCCGGACAAGCTGATCGCCATCGGTGCGGTGGCCAAGAAGTATGCGCTCTATACCAAGATCACCGGCGGCCAGCGCATCGATCTGTTCGGCGCCCAGCTCCACGAACTGCCGGAGATATGGCGCGAGCTGATCGAGGCCGGCTTCGAGACCGGTCACGCCTACGGCAAGTCGACACGCACGGTGAAATCCTGCGTCGGCAGCACCTGGTGCCGCTACGGCGTGCAGGACAGTGTCGCCATGGCGCTGACGATCGAGAATCGCTACAAGGGTCTGCGCTCGCCACACAAGCTCAAGTTCGCCGTTTCCGGCTGCACCCGCGAATGTGCCGAGGCACAGAGCAAGGACGTCGGGGTGATCGCCACCGAACACGGCTGGAACCTCTACGTCTGCGGCAACGGCGGCATGCGTCCGCGTCACGCCGAGCTATTCGCCACCGACCTCGACGATGCCACGCTGCTGCGCACTATCGACCGTTTCCTGATGTTCTACATCCGCACCGCGGACAAGCTGCAGCGCACCTCGGTATGGCGCGAGAACCTCGACGGCGGCCTCGACTATCTCAAGCAGGTCATCCTGGAAGACAGTCTCGGCCTGGGCGCCGAGCTGGAGACGCAGATGCAGCAGGTGGTCGACCGCTACGAGTGCGAGTGGGCCGGCGCGCTCAAGGACCCGGAGAAGCTCAAGCGCTTCCGCACCTTCGTCAACGACCAACGCCCCGACCCCGATATCGTCAGCGTGAACGAGCGTGATCAGCCACGTCCGGCGCGGGCCGAGGAGATCGCTTCGCTGGCCGTGGAGATGAGCTCATGAGCCCGTCGACCCTGGCGGCTTCGACCGCAGCGCATGCCTCGTCGCCGCACTGTGCGCGCCTCTGCACGCGGGCCGATCTGGTGGCGCATTCGGGCGTGGTGGCCTGGCACGCGGGCCATCAGATCGCGATTTTCTATCTGCCCGCTCGGCCCGACGCCGCCGACAGTCGTTCCAGGCAGCCCGAAGACACTGCCGATCGTTCCAGACAGCCCGAAGACGCTGCCGGCGATTGCCTCTACGCCGTCGATAACCGCGACCCCTTCTCGGGGGCCAATGTGATCGGGCGCGGCATTATCGGCGAGCTGCAAGGTGAGCGAGTGATCGCTTCGCCGCTCTACAAACAGCACTTCCGGCTACGCGACGGGGTCTGTCTGGAGGATCCCGAACAGCGCCTGCAGACCTGGCCCGTCGCCCTGCGTGGCGATGACGTCGTGCTGCTTGAGGCGCGTGCAGATATCTGAGTGGCGCCGCCGTCGATACCGCGGCGCGCGATAGCAGTGGTTGGACCCAGCAGTCGATGCTTCCCCTACAACGACAAGTCACAACAAGCGAGGAAAGCCCCATGTCCTATCTCACTCCCCCCGAGTTCGTCACCAAGATGGTCGACACCGGCGAATCCAAGATCTTCATGTCGACCCGCGATACGGTGATCCGCGCCTACATGGCCGGTGCCATCCTGGCCCTGGCCGCGGCCTTCGCGATCACCATCACGGTGCAGACCGGCCAGCCGCTGGTGGGCGCGATCCTGTTCCCGGTGGGGTTCGTGATGCTCTATCTCATGGGCTTCGATCTGCTCACCGGGGTGTTCATGCTGACCCCGCTGGCGCTGCTGGATCGGCGCCAGGGCGTCACCGTCGAGCGGGTGCTGCGCAACTGGGGATGGGTCTTCCTGGGCAATCTCGGCGGCGCGCTGACGGTGGCGCTGATGATGGCCTTCATCCTCACCTACGGTTTCTCCATCGGCCCCGGCGCGGTGGGCGAAAAGATCGCCGGTATCGGTGAGGCACGCACACTGGGCTACGCCCAGTACGGCCTGGCCGGCTGGTTCACCATTTTCGTGCGCGGCATGCTGTGCAACTGGATGGTCTCGATGGGCGTGGTCGGCGCGATGATCTCCACCTCGGTGAGCGGCAAGGTGATCGCGATGTGGATGCCGATCATGCTGTTCTTCTACATGGGCTTCGAGCACTCCATCGTCAACATGTTCCTGTTCCCCTCGGCGATGATCATGGGCGGCGGCTTCTCGGTCATGGACTACATGATCTGGAACGAGATCCCCACGGTGCTGGGCAATCTGGCCGGCGGCATCGCCTTCACCGGTCTTACCCTCTACGCCACCCATGTGCGTACCGGCCCCAAGCGCGACCTGATCTGACCAACCCGCCGCCGGCGACGGCGGCGCACATATCGACCCCAGGAGACACCCCATGGACAAGCTGGAAATGCACCACACGCTGATGGCCGCCAAGGCACGCCAGGGCCTGAGCTGGGACGACCTGGCCGCGGCCAGCGGCCACTAACCGGTGTGGGTCGCCTCGGCCTGCTACGGCATGAACAGCGCACCGGCCCAGAGCGCGCGCCGGATCGCCGAGGCCCTGGACCTGAAAGATGAGCTCGCTGACGAGGTGGTGGCGGCACTCGAAGCCTTCCCCACCAAGACCTGGGATCAGGCCGTCCCCCAGGATCCGCTGATCTACCGGCTCTACGAGATCGTCGGCGTCTACGGGCCGACGCTGAAAGACGTCATTCAGGAGAAGTTCGGCGACGGGATCATGAGCGCCATCGACTTCGAGATGGCGGTCGAACGAGAGGAAAATCCCAAGGGAGATCGCGTGGTCGTGACCTTGAACGGCAAGTTCCTGCCCTACAAGAGCTGGTGAGGCGAGCCCGGCCGGCCGATCAGTGCGCAACCGCCACGCTCACGCGGGCCATTCACGCCACATCAGGGTGACCCGCTCGCCGCGGTAGTCGAGCTCTTCCTGTGCCTGCCAGCCCAGGCGGGCGTAGAGCGCCTGCTGGTCGGGCGTATACAGATAGCAGCCGGGGCAGCCGGACACCCGCGCCTCCTCGGCCACACGCTCGACCAGCGCCGAGGCGATACCGCGTCCACGCCACGCCGGCGGCACGAACACCGAGGCCAGCCACGGTGTCAGCTCGGGACGCGAGTCCAGATCGCTGGCGGTGAGGCTGGCCGTGCCCACCGGAATCTCACGCCCCGACACATCGGCGATGGCGACGAACACCGAGGGCACGCCCTGCTCACCGCACTGCCGGCGCAGATGATCGTGCCACTGCGGCCAGCTCTCTTCGGGATAGCGCGCCCCCCAGGCGCCGTAGGTCCAGCGCGCCAGCGTATCGAGATGGGGAGAATCCGGGCGCAGGCGCCGCAGTTCGGGCAGTGGCTGAGACATACGGGGCTCCTGAGGGCGTGGGATGTCCGACCTTAGGCTTTGTACGAAAACTACCTGCACTCGGCAATACGGCGTCCGGCTTCAGCTCATGCCTTCTTGACGAATTCCGACTTGAGCTTCATGGCGCCGATACCATCGATCTTGCAGTCGATATCGTGGTCGCCGTCGACCAGGCGGATACTCTTGACCTTGGTGCCCACTTTCACCACCAGCGAGGAGCCCTTGACCTTGAGATCCTTGATCACGGTGACGCTGTCGCCGTCGGCCAGCGGCGTGCCGTTGGCATCCACGATCGCGGGCGTGTCGCTGGTGCTCTCCTCCTCGGCCTCACCGGACCATTCGTGACCGCACTCGGGGCAGACGTAGAGGCGCATGTCGGCGTAGGTGTAGATCGAGGCGCACTGCGGGCAGGGGGGCAACTGACTCATATCGAGATCCATGGCGATGGCGACGCTCTCATGACATCCAGGTAGAGGACGTCGAGGTAGGCGTGCACAGGGGCTTTCTAGGTGCTGTCTGAAAAGTCGACGAGCGAAGGCCAGGCAAGGCAAAAATCGGCGAAAACGCGGAGTTTACGCGGTGTAAATGAGCATTTTGAGCCGATTTTTAACGCCGCATGGGCGAGCGCAGTACTTTTCAAACAGTGCCTAGCGATTGGGGCGCGATTGTAATCCCCGCTCACGCCCCTGCCCAGCGCCGCAGGTCGGCAGCGACGCTTTGTCGCGCGGCCGAATCGGTGTCAGCGAGCCGCACGGCGAGGCCTGCCCGGGTTATGCTGGGCGCACCGGTCACGCGCGACCGGTATCCCTTTTTTCGGCGCCTGCCGTGTCGTCACCCGCCCAGAGGAGCCCCTATGCTGACCTTCCATACCGCCGATACCCAGCTCCGCCATCCCCGCAGCGAACTTCACGGCGGCCAGCTGGTGACGCCCTTCGAGTGTCCCGAACGGGTGGAGATCATTCTCGCGCGGATTCACACGGCGGCCCTGGGCGAGGTACGTGAGCCCGAGCGCCGCGGGCTCGCCGGCGTACTCGAGGTCCATGACGGCGCTTATGTCGAGTTCCTGGAAACCCTCTGGGAGAACTGGCAGGCCGAAGGCCACGGCGGCGAGCCGATTCCCAGCATCTGGCCGGCGCGCACGCTGCGCGGCGACCGTATTCCCGAGAATCTCGAGGGCCGTCTCGGCTACTATGCGCTGGCGGCGGAAACTTCGGTCTGCGCCGGTACCTTCCGCGCCGCGCTGGCGAGCAAGGACATCGCACTGGCCGCCACCGACCAGGTGCTCACCCACGGCGGTGGCGCCTTCGGGCTGTGCCGCCCACCCGGCCACCACGCCGCCCGCGATCAGTTCGGCGGCTACTGCTTCTTCAACAATGCCGCGATCGCCGCCCAGCACGCCCGTGACCAAGGCGTCGCGCGGGTCGCCATTCTCGATGTCGACTTCCATCACGGCAACGGCACCCAGGAGATCTTCTATGACCGAGACGACGTGCTGTTCGCCTCGATCCACGGTGACCCGGCGCTGGAGTTCCCCTACTACCTGGGCTATGCCGAAGAGACCGGCAGCGGCCGCGGTGAGGGCTGCAATCTCAACTACCCGCTGGCGCCGGGCACCGGCTACCCGCGCTGGCGCCAGGCGCTGGAAGACGCCCTGGCGCGCATTCAGGCATTCGGCGCCGAGCTGCTGATCGTCTCCCTGGGGGTCGATACCTTCGCCCAGGACCCGATCAGCTCGTTCACCCTCGCAAGCGGCGACTTCAGCGACTACGGCGGCCTGCTCAAGCGCGCCGGCCTGCCCACGGTGTTCCTGCTCGAAGGTGGCTATGCGGTGGAGGAGATCGGGGTCAACGTGGTCAATGTGCTGAGCGGCTTCGACGCCGGCTGATACATCAACCTGAGGAGCCCCATTCAAGGCTGGCGGGCCCCCTTCAGGCATAAAAAAAGCCCGCGCAAGAGGGGGGAATGCGCGGGCGAGGCGGGGTGTTACCTAGGAGATGCGTCTCAGACGCGACTCGAACGACTGCTAATAGGACGACGACTACCGAGTAATTCGCAATCGATGCTCTATTCAACGAGGAATAGATTAGCACCCTTATATTTCACGCGCAACATAACACCCGCACATCGCGCTCATCGCTGCTGAGGCCCCTGGGCCGGGTCCTCTTCTGAAGGCGGGTCGTCCGCTGGCCGAGCGTCATGTGAAGACCCAGTGGCCGTCTCGGAAGGCACATGCCTGGCCTCCAGCTCCTGGCGATGCGTGCGCAGCTCGGCGCGCAGCGCCTCGATCTCCGCCTGTAGTTCACTGACCTGTTCGATCATGTGGCGCATCATGCGCCGGTTGGCCTTGTGCTGGCGCGACTCAGATTCGCCCTGATCCTCGACGAACAGCGAGCTGACATAGGCCGCGAAGCTGCCGAACAGCCCTACCCCGCAGACCATCAGCAGCACCGCAACGACACGCCCCAGGGTGGTCACCGGATAGTAGTCGCCATAGCCCACGGTGGTCACCGTGACGATCGCCCACCACAGCGCATCCTCGGCGGTGTTGATCGGGCTGTGAGGATCGGGGGCCTCGACCAGCAGCACCGTCACCGCACTCACCACCACCAGCAATACGGTCGCGGTGGCGACGGAGGCGAGCACCCCTTCGGCACGATTGCGAAACAGCAGTTGCCAGATCAGCTCCATCGAACGCAGCGCGCGCAGAATGCGCAGCAACTGTACGACCCGCGCCAGGCGCGCGGCCTGGAACCAGCCGGCGGGAATGCATGAGAGCAGATCGAGCCAGCCCCAGCGCATGTAGCGCCACTTACTCGGTGCGCGGTAGAAACGCTGGCAGAAATCGATGAAGAAGACGGCGCAGACCACATAGTCGAGGTAGCCGATCAGCCGCTCGATCTCCGGCGGCAGATCCAGGAAGGCGGTCGCGAACAGTGCCGCGAGCACGTAGAACGACATGGCCAGCACAAAGAGCTGGAAGGGAGAGACGTGCTGTTTCATGGATCATCCGCTGACGATAACGATCGGCATGTCAGCGCCGCGAGCGCGTCAGCCGACGCCGAGAGGCTCACGCCCAAGCCGTGCAGGCTCGCGCCCAAGCCACGCAGGCTAGATCGGGCCGCGCTCACCCGTTAGGCGGAGCAGGGGTTGGCGGCCTTGAGCTGGGTGAAGTTGGTGACGAAGGTCTCCATCTTCTCCGCATCGTAGGCCTGCAAGCCGCTGATCACCAGCTTCTTGGAGCCGGTACCCACCGCGCGCCCCTGGCAACGCATGCGGAACTCGAGCAGCGCCTCGCCGCGCTTGCCCTTGACGTCGAGCTCGGCCCCGGCGAATTCGAGATCGAGATCACAGGGGTCATGGTCTTCGAGGCTGAAGCCCATGCTGTCGTAGATCACCAGCGGCCGCTGGGGATTGAACATGACGCCCTTGTCTTCGAGCAGCGGCTTCAGATAGTGGGGGAAATTGCGCCCGGAAAACGCCACGTAACGCCGGGTAAACGTCTCCACCGTGGCCGGGTCGCGCAGCGTCCAGCCCTCACGCTCGACGCGCAGGTACTGCTTGCCGGCGGCGTCCTCGACGCTCACCGTGCCGGCACCATCCTCGACGAAGTGCAGCGGCACGCGATCGCCGACCATGCCACAGAAGTGGAAGGTCATCCGCTGCGACAGCCCGTAATGCGACAGCACCAGCGCGAACAGCAGATCGCCGGGCACGCAGAAGCGCCGCGCACAGGGGTCGTGGATCGGATTGTAATCGCCGGCGATTTCGCGGGCGAACCGGCTGGCCTGCTCTGCAGAGATGCAAAAGTGGCCGGCGTCGGTAGAATG
This genomic window contains:
- a CDS encoding nitrite reductase (NAD(P)H) small subunit family protein; translated protein: MSPSTLAASTAAHASSPHCARLCTRADLVAHSGVVAWHAGHQIAIFYLPARPDAADSRSRQPEDTADRSRQPEDAAGDCLYAVDNRDPFSGANVIGRGIIGELQGERVIASPLYKQHFRLRDGVCLEDPEQRLQTWPVALRGDDVVLLEARADI
- a CDS encoding FAD-dependent oxidoreductase, with protein sequence MRETAQRAEPPNTGPRRWIIVGNGMAGHRLLNTLRTRCRLDVQITLIGEERAAAYNRVLLSPWLAGEIARPALDLEIAETRGNVSVSERLGQRVTVIDRAAREVTLETGERLAYDRLILATGSRPAMPRIPGIELGNVGAFRTLDDADWLADQSPGRKAIVVGGGLLGLEATEGLRRRGLEVTLLQRSERLMNRQLDRTAADWLAQALAQRGLTLMTGVTLARCEGDAAGNVCAVALADGRRLAADCVVIAAGIEAHSELGRRAGLDVARGIRVDAHLATSDPRIHALGECCEFEGDTVGLVEPIWQQVEVLAAHLCADAPGQATTPGYVRRDCATRLKVAGVSLYAFGPAEAEDAATEVLTYADAEHGDYRRLLLRDSRLIGALLYGDTAAGPALFALAQAATPLSHCREALLFGPRDIERHLATEAQPTQEEAA
- a CDS encoding histone deacetylase family protein, with the protein product MLTFHTADTQLRHPRSELHGGQLVTPFECPERVEIILARIHTAALGEVREPERRGLAGVLEVHDGAYVEFLETLWENWQAEGHGGEPIPSIWPARTLRGDRIPENLEGRLGYYALAAETSVCAGTFRAALASKDIALAATDQVLTHGGGAFGLCRPPGHHAARDQFGGYCFFNNAAIAAQHARDQGVARVAILDVDFHHGNGTQEIFYDRDDVLFASIHGDPALEFPYYLGYAEETGSGRGEGCNLNYPLAPGTGYPRWRQALEDALARIQAFGAELLIVSLGVDTFAQDPISSFTLASGDFSDYGGLLKRAGLPTVFLLEGGYAVEEIGVNVVNVLSGFDAG
- the nirB gene encoding nitrite reductase large subunit NirB, with the translated sequence MTRDATTPAADTPARLIVIGNGMVGHYCLEQLVARDLHQRYAITVFGEERHRAYDRVHLSDYFGGSDAESLALGDADFCARHGIELRLGECISAIDRESREVISADHRYPFDRLILATGSYPFVPPIPTPAEDASGHAQLVYRTLDDLDQIRAAAASLAQREAPRGVVVGGGLLGLEAANALKSLGLEAHVVEFAPRLMPVQLDAEAGQALRARIEALGVGVHVDRATREIVAGEDHRYRMNFTDGTWLETDLIVFSAGIRPQDRLARECGLAIGERGGVVIDDTCVTSDPAIFAIGECALWNGRIFGLVAPGYTMARTVAGCLDDVCETFSGADMSTKLKLLGVDVGSIGDAHATTEGAVSYRFIDEAGHGYRRLVVSADGKRALGAVLVGDNSYYDTLLQYVQNAIPLPADPASLILPQGEGAPLLGADALPESAAICSCHNVTKGAVCQAVAQGCTDLASLKAETQASTGCGGCTALLKQVFDHELESRGIAVDKSLCEHFAYTRQELYDLVRVEGIESFEALHTRHGKGHLGCDICKPAVASILASCWNAPIAEPSLIPLQDTNDTFMANMQKNGTYSVVPRIPGGEITPDKLIAIGAVAKKYALYTKITGGQRIDLFGAQLHELPEIWRELIEAGFETGHAYGKSTRTVKSCVGSTWCRYGVQDSVAMALTIENRYKGLRSPHKLKFAVSGCTRECAEAQSKDVGVIATEHGWNLYVCGNGGMRPRHAELFATDLDDATLLRTIDRFLMFYIRTADKLQRTSVWRENLDGGLDYLKQVILEDSLGLGAELETQMQQVVDRYECEWAGALKDPEKLKRFRTFVNDQRPDPDIVSVNERDQPRPARAEEIASLAVEMSS
- a CDS encoding formate/nitrite transporter family protein, translated to MSYLTPPEFVTKMVDTGESKIFMSTRDTVIRAYMAGAILALAAAFAITITVQTGQPLVGAILFPVGFVMLYLMGFDLLTGVFMLTPLALLDRRQGVTVERVLRNWGWVFLGNLGGALTVALMMAFILTYGFSIGPGAVGEKIAGIGEARTLGYAQYGLAGWFTIFVRGMLCNWMVSMGVVGAMISTSVSGKVIAMWMPIMLFFYMGFEHSIVNMFLFPSAMIMGGGFSVMDYMIWNEIPTVLGNLAGGIAFTGLTLYATHVRTGPKRDLI
- a CDS encoding ion transporter, translated to MKQHVSPFQLFVLAMSFYVLAALFATAFLDLPPEIERLIGYLDYVVCAVFFIDFCQRFYRAPSKWRYMRWGWLDLLSCIPAGWFQAARLARVVQLLRILRALRSMELIWQLLFRNRAEGVLASVATATVLLVVVSAVTVLLVEAPDPHSPINTAEDALWWAIVTVTTVGYGDYYPVTTLGRVVAVLLMVCGVGLFGSFAAYVSSLFVEDQGESESRQHKANRRMMRHMIEQVSELQAEIEALRAELRTHRQELEARHVPSETATGSSHDARPADDPPSEEDPAQGPQQR
- a CDS encoding DUF3581 family protein, coding for MFLDEFHSTDAGHFCISAEQASRFAREIAGDYNPIHDPCARRFCVPGDLLFALVLSHYGLSQRMTFHFCGMVGDRVPLHFVEDGAGTVSVEDAAGKQYLRVEREGWTLRDPATVETFTRRYVAFSGRNFPHYLKPLLEDKGVMFNPQRPLVIYDSMGFSLEDHDPCDLDLEFAGAELDVKGKRGEALLEFRMRCQGRAVGTGSKKLVISGLQAYDAEKMETFVTNFTQLKAANPCSA
- a CDS encoding zinc ribbon domain-containing protein YjdM translates to MSQLPPCPQCASIYTYADMRLYVCPECGHEWSGEAEEESTSDTPAIVDANGTPLADGDSVTVIKDLKVKGSSLVVKVGTKVKSIRLVDGDHDIDCKIDGIGAMKLKSEFVKKA
- a CDS encoding GNAT family N-acetyltransferase; amino-acid sequence: MSQPLPELRRLRPDSPHLDTLARWTYGAWGARYPEESWPQWHDHLRRQCGEQGVPSVFVAIADVSGREIPVGTASLTASDLDSRPELTPWLASVFVPPAWRGRGIASALVERVAEEARVSGCPGCYLYTPDQQALYARLGWQAQEELDYRGERVTLMWREWPA